Proteins found in one Arthrobacter pascens genomic segment:
- a CDS encoding HRDC domain-containing protein, translated as MTPQIPENTTAGAPAADSTPHITVEGFDRPIPEVIDLDTPREGVPLVIETQSGLERCAAAIAAGTGPAGVDAERASGFRYGQRAFLVQIRREGSGTWLIDPEPFDNLDIINEALQGVEWILHAASQDLPCLSELGMWPDRLFDTELAARLAGLPRVGLAAVIEQLLGFGLAKEHSAADWSTRPLPEPWLRYAALDVEVLTELREELIELLQADGKLEFAEQEFAAILAAGVAPPRVDPWRKTSGLHQIRDRRQLAAVREMWLERDSLAQKRDVAPGRLIPDSALVAAAKAMPSTVPQLLGTKGFHGRAAQREAPRWLRCIATARELEDLPPLHLPTNAPPPPRVWADRDPDAAARLSTARPLLQEKAEQLNLPMENLLTPDYLRRVAWRPPAEITETAVAEELRTLGAREWQIGAVAPLITDAFLNPQPLPPKEPKVVAGVTE; from the coding sequence ATGACCCCTCAAATTCCGGAAAACACCACAGCCGGCGCTCCGGCTGCTGATAGCACCCCCCACATCACGGTGGAAGGCTTCGACCGCCCGATCCCCGAAGTCATTGACCTTGACACACCCCGCGAAGGCGTGCCCCTTGTCATCGAAACGCAGTCGGGGCTGGAGCGGTGCGCCGCCGCCATCGCGGCCGGAACCGGGCCCGCGGGGGTTGATGCAGAACGGGCCTCGGGCTTCCGCTACGGCCAGCGGGCCTTCCTGGTCCAGATCCGCCGCGAAGGCTCCGGAACCTGGCTGATCGATCCGGAGCCCTTCGACAACCTGGACATCATCAACGAGGCCCTCCAAGGCGTCGAATGGATCCTGCACGCGGCCAGCCAGGACCTGCCCTGCCTGTCCGAGCTGGGCATGTGGCCGGACAGATTGTTTGACACCGAGCTGGCCGCCAGACTGGCCGGCCTTCCCCGCGTCGGCCTGGCCGCCGTCATCGAGCAACTGCTGGGCTTCGGCCTGGCCAAGGAACACTCAGCCGCCGACTGGTCCACCAGGCCCCTGCCCGAGCCATGGCTGCGCTACGCCGCACTGGACGTGGAGGTCCTGACGGAACTGCGCGAGGAACTTATTGAGCTGCTCCAGGCGGACGGCAAGCTGGAGTTCGCGGAGCAGGAGTTTGCCGCCATCCTGGCCGCGGGAGTGGCCCCGCCCCGGGTTGACCCGTGGCGCAAGACGTCCGGCCTGCACCAGATCAGGGACCGCCGCCAGCTGGCCGCAGTCCGTGAAATGTGGCTGGAACGCGATTCGCTGGCGCAGAAACGGGACGTTGCTCCGGGGCGGCTCATTCCGGATTCCGCGCTGGTGGCCGCAGCCAAGGCCATGCCCTCCACGGTTCCCCAGCTGCTGGGGACCAAGGGCTTCCACGGACGGGCAGCGCAGCGCGAAGCGCCCCGTTGGCTCCGCTGCATCGCCACGGCGAGGGAACTTGAGGACCTCCCTCCCCTGCACCTGCCCACCAACGCCCCGCCTCCTCCCCGGGTCTGGGCTGACCGCGACCCCGATGCCGCCGCGCGGCTGTCCACTGCCCGACCGCTCCTGCAGGAGAAGGCGGAGCAGCTGAACCTGCCCATGGAGAACCTGCTGACACCGGATTACCTGCGGCGCGTTGCATGGCGCCCGCCCGCCGAGATCACTGAAACGGCGGTGGCCGAGGAACTTCGCACCCTTGGGGCCCGCGAGTGGCAGATCGGGGCCGTCGCCCCTCTCATCACGGACGCATTCCTCAACCCGCAGCCGCTCCCACCCAAGGAGCCCAAGGTTGTGGCAGGAGTCACAGAGTAA
- a CDS encoding thiolase family protein, with amino-acid sequence MSHHGSSGNPRTVRDVVFVDGVRTPFGRAGEKGIYAGTRADDLMVKCIRDLLRRNPSLPPERVDEVSVAATTQTGDQGLTLGRSAALLAGLPRTVPGFAIDRMCAGAMTAVTTTASGIGFGAYDVVIAGGVEHMGNHPMGSGADPNPRFMSERLVDPAALNMGNTAENLHDRFPAITKERTDAYAVASQDKLAAAYGKGQIQPDLVPVATLKPEQGWALNSVDEPPRPGTTMADLAALRTPFRAHGRVTAGNAAGLNDGATAALLASSDAAAELGLPVKMRLVSYAYAGVEPEVMGIGPVPATEKALKNAGLGIEDIGLFEINEAFAVQVLSFLDHFGISDHDPRVNRYGGAIAVGHPLASSGVRLMNQLARQFEEDPTVRYGITTMCVGLGMGATVIWENPHHPDYNTAAESGPESVTEGAAA; translated from the coding sequence GTGAGCCACCACGGAAGCAGCGGAAATCCCCGCACTGTCCGCGACGTCGTTTTTGTCGACGGCGTCCGCACGCCCTTCGGCCGCGCCGGCGAAAAGGGCATTTACGCCGGAACACGGGCCGACGACCTGATGGTCAAATGCATCCGCGATCTCCTGCGCCGCAACCCGTCCCTGCCGCCCGAACGGGTGGACGAGGTGTCTGTGGCTGCCACTACCCAGACCGGCGACCAGGGCCTCACCCTCGGACGCAGCGCGGCCCTGCTGGCCGGACTCCCCCGCACCGTGCCGGGATTCGCCATCGACCGCATGTGCGCAGGCGCCATGACGGCCGTGACCACCACGGCCAGCGGGATCGGCTTCGGCGCCTACGATGTTGTGATCGCGGGCGGTGTGGAGCACATGGGCAACCACCCCATGGGCTCCGGCGCCGACCCCAACCCTCGCTTCATGTCGGAGCGCCTGGTGGATCCCGCAGCGCTGAACATGGGCAACACCGCCGAGAATCTGCACGACCGCTTTCCCGCCATCACCAAAGAGCGCACTGACGCGTACGCCGTCGCTTCGCAGGACAAACTGGCGGCAGCCTACGGCAAGGGCCAGATCCAGCCGGACCTGGTGCCGGTGGCCACCCTCAAGCCGGAGCAGGGATGGGCTCTGAACAGTGTAGATGAGCCGCCCCGTCCGGGCACCACCATGGCGGACCTGGCTGCCCTTCGCACCCCCTTCCGCGCCCACGGCCGAGTCACCGCCGGCAACGCTGCCGGTTTGAACGACGGCGCGACGGCGGCCCTGCTGGCATCATCCGACGCCGCCGCCGAGCTGGGGCTGCCGGTCAAGATGAGGCTGGTCAGCTACGCCTATGCAGGGGTTGAACCCGAGGTTATGGGGATCGGCCCGGTACCCGCCACCGAAAAGGCCCTGAAGAACGCGGGCCTGGGCATCGAGGACATCGGCCTGTTCGAAATCAACGAAGCCTTTGCCGTGCAGGTACTCAGCTTCCTGGACCACTTCGGGATCTCTGACCACGATCCCCGCGTCAACCGGTACGGCGGTGCCATCGCCGTGGGCCACCCGCTGGCCTCCTCGGGCGTGCGGCTGATGAACCAGCTGGCCCGGCAGTTCGAGGAAGATCCCACCGTACGGTACGGAATCACCACTATGTGCGTCGGATTGGGCATGGGAGCCACCGTCATCTGGGAAAACCCACACCACCCCGACTACAACACAGCCGCCGAATCAGGTCCTGAATCCGTTACAGAAGGAGCCGCAGCATGA
- a CDS encoding 3-hydroxyacyl-CoA dehydrogenase NAD-binding domain-containing protein: protein MSAADFTKLAELFPDETVTHSYVQDIELPAAPGKASPGTFALITLDNGLDHSKPTTLGPNTLIELGTVLEGLRERAERGEIVGVGVTGKPYYLVAGADLSAVKSLDNREHGLWMAQLGHDVYATLANLGVPSFAFINGVALGGGLEIALQSTYRTVSTGAGALALPEAFIGLVPGWGGVYILPRLIGPENAVQVMIENPLSNNRTITGPQAFKLGIADAMFEPADFVEQSLLWAANVISGEAVPERASAVDPSLPDTAKRWTAAVAAGRAFVEAKTSNASPAPAKVLDILEANRTMTQAESAELECETLAGLMQTDEFRATVYAFLDLVQKRSKRPAGAPDRKLARPVTKVGVVGAGLMASQLALLFARQLKVPVVMTDIDQARVDKGVAYVHSEVDKLLGKKRISQDAANRTKALVTGSVSKAPFADADFVIEAVFEELNVKKQVFAEVEAIVSPECILATNTSSLSVTAMAEDLEHPERLVGFHFFNPVAVMPLLEIVRAPKTDDAVLATAFELAKGLKKTGVLVKDAAAFVVNRILLRLMGEVTAAFDEGTPAEVADNALRPMGLPMTPFTLGAMVGLPVAQHVHESLHAAFGDRFSVSANLQKLIDNGVKSLWVPSADGSQEIPESTLSLMSFGTSPSTAEEVLRRTQDALAQEIGLMLDEGVVAGPEDIDLCMILGAGWPMFLGGITPYLDRVGASERVNGKRFLPAGVASGVSRHSVGNAAS from the coding sequence ATGAGCGCCGCAGATTTCACCAAGCTCGCAGAACTCTTCCCCGACGAGACGGTGACCCACTCCTACGTTCAGGACATCGAGCTGCCGGCCGCACCAGGCAAGGCCAGCCCCGGCACCTTCGCCCTGATCACCCTGGACAACGGCCTGGATCACTCCAAGCCCACCACCCTGGGTCCCAACACCCTGATAGAACTTGGCACTGTCCTGGAGGGGCTGCGGGAACGCGCCGAGCGCGGCGAGATCGTGGGCGTCGGCGTCACCGGCAAGCCGTACTATTTGGTGGCCGGGGCGGACCTTTCCGCGGTCAAGTCCCTGGACAACCGTGAGCACGGGCTTTGGATGGCCCAGCTCGGCCACGATGTGTACGCCACGCTGGCCAATCTGGGGGTGCCCAGTTTCGCCTTCATCAACGGCGTGGCCCTGGGCGGCGGCCTCGAGATCGCCCTGCAGTCCACTTACCGCACGGTGTCCACCGGCGCTGGCGCGCTGGCACTACCTGAGGCATTCATCGGCCTGGTTCCCGGCTGGGGCGGGGTCTACATCCTGCCGCGCCTGATCGGCCCCGAGAACGCCGTCCAGGTCATGATTGAGAACCCGCTCAGCAACAACAGGACGATTACCGGTCCGCAGGCGTTCAAGCTGGGCATCGCCGACGCCATGTTCGAGCCTGCAGACTTCGTGGAGCAGTCCCTTCTCTGGGCTGCGAACGTCATCTCCGGTGAGGCCGTCCCGGAGCGGGCCAGCGCCGTCGATCCTTCCCTCCCCGACACGGCTAAGCGCTGGACGGCCGCCGTGGCAGCCGGCCGCGCCTTTGTGGAAGCCAAGACGTCCAACGCGTCGCCGGCACCTGCCAAGGTCCTGGACATCCTCGAAGCGAACCGCACCATGACGCAGGCGGAATCCGCCGAACTCGAATGCGAGACCCTCGCCGGACTGATGCAAACGGATGAATTCCGCGCCACCGTCTATGCCTTCCTGGACCTCGTGCAGAAGCGGTCCAAGCGACCCGCCGGCGCTCCGGACCGGAAACTGGCCCGTCCGGTCACCAAAGTGGGTGTGGTGGGCGCGGGGCTCATGGCAAGCCAGCTGGCCCTCCTGTTTGCCCGCCAGCTCAAGGTGCCGGTGGTCATGACGGACATCGACCAGGCGCGGGTTGATAAGGGAGTTGCCTACGTCCATTCGGAAGTAGACAAGCTGCTCGGCAAGAAACGGATCAGCCAGGACGCCGCCAACCGCACGAAGGCACTGGTGACAGGTTCGGTGTCGAAGGCGCCCTTCGCGGACGCCGACTTTGTGATCGAGGCAGTGTTTGAGGAGCTGAACGTCAAGAAACAGGTGTTCGCAGAGGTTGAGGCCATCGTGTCGCCCGAGTGCATCCTGGCCACCAATACGTCATCGCTTTCCGTCACGGCCATGGCCGAGGACCTCGAGCACCCGGAACGCCTCGTGGGCTTCCACTTCTTCAACCCGGTGGCAGTCATGCCGCTGCTGGAGATCGTCCGCGCCCCCAAGACCGACGACGCCGTGCTGGCCACGGCCTTTGAGCTCGCCAAGGGCCTGAAGAAGACCGGTGTGCTGGTCAAGGACGCCGCCGCCTTTGTAGTCAACCGGATCCTCCTGCGGCTCATGGGTGAAGTCACGGCAGCCTTCGATGAGGGCACGCCCGCCGAGGTGGCAGACAATGCGCTGCGGCCCATGGGCCTGCCCATGACGCCCTTCACGCTCGGCGCCATGGTGGGTCTTCCCGTGGCGCAGCACGTCCACGAATCCTTGCACGCCGCCTTCGGCGACCGCTTCAGCGTCTCCGCCAACCTGCAGAAACTGATCGATAACGGCGTGAAGTCACTGTGGGTCCCGTCCGCCGACGGTTCCCAGGAGATCCCGGAATCCACGTTGTCGCTGATGTCCTTCGGCACGTCACCGTCCACGGCCGAGGAGGTGCTGCGCCGCACACAGGATGCCCTGGCCCAGGAAATCGGGCTGATGCTGGACGAAGGCGTGGTTGCCGGGCCCGAGGACATCGACCTGTGCATGATCCTCGGTGCGGGCTGGCCGATGTTCCTGGGCGGCATCACACCCTACCTTGACCGGGTAGGGGCGTCCGAGCGTGTCAACGGCAAGCGGTTCCTGCCGGCTGGGGTCGCATCGGGCGTGTCCCGGCACAGCGTCGGAAACGCCGCTTCGTAG
- a CDS encoding ABC transporter ATP-binding protein, whose product MRLNLEFFSYPDSVRPVLAGIELTVRPGASVVVAGGSGSGKTTLGLILAGVLPGQHRGAMSGAIALDGMSVSYPAAQAARINHQSWSSLLGYAGQDATTQLSTVAPTVAEEIAFPLENAGMPREQMQVRVRETAAALGMTPLLEEDPALLSGGQQKLLVMAAAIAARPRFLVLDEPSAGLDLAARTAVAAAIAALRAGGMGILVLTQDLGAGGVEPGHVVLLDDGRAVFDGTLDQAMRAASDLALPVFGARGVKPAPVSLGALPVPPLPAMPVPATPLPATQSAGTPILEASGLRFSYGWRRPRPWRPTAPAAPTIDAVSLAVAPGETVAVTGANGSGKSTLLRLLTGLSWPQSGNVAIDGAPAGSRGPGRRADVVGALLQHPREQLFERTVRREAAAGLSGSRGQDEREVLVDTALGRCGLSDAGELHPYELSAAGQRLTALAALLVQAPRLVALDEPTVSLDRTGLELLAAAVGAEAERGAAVVMVTHDLDFAYRTCSRLLVLSEGRLVADGPFSDVLESHFSRGEAYGVAAPVTWRA is encoded by the coding sequence GTGCGCCTTAACCTTGAATTCTTTAGCTACCCGGACAGCGTCCGGCCTGTCCTTGCCGGTATCGAGTTGACGGTCCGTCCGGGCGCGTCCGTAGTTGTGGCCGGCGGCTCGGGCAGCGGCAAGACAACTTTGGGGCTGATCCTGGCCGGCGTGCTCCCCGGCCAGCACCGTGGCGCCATGTCCGGCGCCATCGCGCTGGACGGCATGTCGGTTTCGTACCCCGCCGCCCAGGCTGCGCGGATCAACCATCAGTCCTGGAGCAGCCTGCTGGGCTACGCCGGCCAGGATGCGACCACGCAGTTGTCCACCGTCGCACCCACAGTGGCTGAAGAAATTGCGTTCCCGTTGGAAAATGCTGGCATGCCGCGGGAACAGATGCAGGTCCGCGTCCGGGAGACGGCTGCTGCCTTGGGCATGACGCCGCTGCTGGAGGAGGACCCGGCCCTGTTGTCCGGCGGCCAGCAGAAGCTGCTGGTCATGGCGGCTGCCATCGCGGCGCGGCCCCGGTTCCTGGTCCTCGACGAGCCGTCCGCCGGCCTGGACCTGGCAGCCCGTACTGCCGTGGCAGCTGCCATCGCGGCACTGAGGGCTGGGGGAATGGGGATCCTCGTGTTAACGCAGGACCTTGGTGCCGGTGGAGTGGAGCCTGGGCACGTAGTACTGCTTGATGACGGGAGGGCGGTCTTCGACGGAACGCTGGATCAGGCGATGAGGGCCGCGTCCGACCTTGCCTTGCCGGTCTTTGGCGCGCGCGGCGTAAAACCGGCGCCGGTGTCCTTGGGCGCATTGCCGGTGCCACCATTGCCGGCAATGCCAGTGCCCGCGACGCCACTGCCGGCGACACAGTCCGCCGGGACACCGATCCTGGAGGCCTCGGGGCTGCGCTTCAGCTACGGGTGGAGGAGGCCGCGGCCGTGGCGGCCAACCGCTCCGGCTGCGCCCACGATTGACGCCGTCAGCCTCGCCGTGGCCCCCGGGGAAACCGTGGCGGTGACCGGAGCCAACGGGTCCGGCAAATCCACTTTGCTGAGGCTGCTGACCGGGCTGTCCTGGCCGCAGTCCGGGAACGTGGCAATCGACGGCGCTCCAGCCGGTTCCCGGGGACCGGGCCGCCGGGCCGACGTTGTTGGTGCCTTGCTCCAGCACCCACGGGAGCAGCTTTTCGAGCGCACCGTGCGCAGGGAGGCAGCGGCCGGACTATCCGGCTCCCGTGGCCAGGATGAGCGGGAGGTGCTGGTGGACACGGCATTGGGCCGTTGCGGCCTTTCCGACGCCGGCGAGCTCCATCCGTACGAGCTTTCCGCTGCGGGACAGCGGCTGACAGCTTTGGCCGCCCTGCTGGTCCAGGCGCCGCGGCTCGTTGCCCTCGACGAACCGACGGTCTCCCTGGACCGCACCGGCCTGGAGCTGCTGGCGGCTGCTGTCGGGGCGGAAGCGGAGCGGGGTGCGGCAGTGGTGATGGTCACCCACGACCTCGACTTCGCGTACCGCACATGCAGCAGGTTGCTGGTGCTTTCCGAAGGGAGGCTGGTGGCAGACGGGCCGTTCAGCGACGTACTGGAGTCGCACTTCAGCAGGGGAGAAGCCTACGGCGTTGCGGCACCCGTGACGTGGCGCGCCTGA
- a CDS encoding energy-coupling factor transporter transmembrane component T family protein yields the protein MCGASGSWPEAGIPRPGRISPLTGLTAVVAAIVVTTAVGHWSLSLAVLLAAAVATAAARTARRVWSAAALILLPFAASLLLTHGLFFPEGHTVLWAWGPARLTVEGLGFAGAMLLRGAVLVVLLLALSFSIRPADVMALSAKYEVPAQLAFVLCSTLTIAPDISRRAQRIREAQQLRGLHTGTSLPARAASFRALAVPLLLSVMNDAGQRAAALEVRGFGGPAARTSLREVPDSRLQAVFRWTVAAGLPVFLVLWFGPGWGGSAP from the coding sequence TTGTGCGGCGCTTCCGGGTCCTGGCCGGAAGCCGGGATTCCTAGACCGGGCCGGATCAGCCCGCTGACCGGGCTCACCGCGGTCGTCGCGGCCATTGTGGTGACGACGGCGGTGGGCCACTGGTCGCTTTCGCTGGCGGTCCTGCTGGCGGCGGCCGTGGCCACGGCCGCCGCCAGGACGGCCCGCCGCGTCTGGTCCGCAGCAGCCCTGATACTCCTGCCGTTTGCCGCTTCCCTGCTGCTGACCCACGGCCTGTTCTTCCCGGAAGGGCACACCGTCCTGTGGGCGTGGGGACCTGCGAGGCTGACCGTCGAAGGCCTGGGCTTCGCCGGTGCCATGCTACTCAGGGGCGCCGTCCTGGTGGTCCTCCTTCTGGCCCTTTCCTTCAGCATCCGTCCGGCCGACGTGATGGCGCTGTCCGCCAAATACGAGGTCCCGGCCCAGCTGGCCTTTGTCCTCTGCTCCACACTCACCATTGCGCCGGACATCAGCAGGCGGGCCCAGCGGATCCGGGAGGCACAGCAGCTGCGGGGCCTTCATACCGGAACCTCTCTTCCCGCCCGGGCGGCTTCCTTCCGGGCGCTGGCAGTGCCCCTGCTGCTCTCAGTCATGAATGATGCCGGCCAACGGGCCGCCGCACTGGAAGTGCGTGGTTTTGGCGGCCCCGCAGCCCGCACCAGCCTGCGCGAGGTTCCGGATTCCCGGCTCCAGGCAGTTTTCCGGTGGACCGTTGCAGCCGGGCTGCCGGTCTTCCTGGTCCTGTGGTTCGGCCCAGGATGGGGCGGCAGTGCGCCTTAA
- a CDS encoding ECF transporter S component, producing the protein MSSSSLTLPEAGQAATRNRRILEILGAAAIAGTYIYLVLNQPADIASGPGSASALIALSGFLAGAILLVVAVLPTLPTTTVVLIPVALVLNIVMGQFVGSTLVPFYLDAIGTVLIAVLAGPAAGAATGALSSIVWSFFNPTVLPFAAGAALIGFLAGLAARHGFFRRFYLAPVAGFITGVLAGVVSAPVAAFVFGGTSGLATGAIVSAFRAMGDSLLAAITKQALISDPMDKAIVFTLVALLVYALPRRLTLQFPFVRRFRVLAGSRDS; encoded by the coding sequence ATGTCATCCTCGTCCCTGACGCTGCCCGAAGCCGGTCAGGCCGCCACTCGAAATCGCCGCATCCTGGAGATCTTGGGCGCCGCCGCCATTGCAGGAACCTACATCTACCTGGTCCTGAACCAGCCAGCAGACATCGCCTCGGGACCCGGCAGTGCATCGGCCCTCATCGCCCTGTCCGGCTTCCTTGCCGGCGCCATCCTCCTGGTAGTTGCCGTCCTGCCCACCCTCCCCACCACCACTGTGGTCCTGATCCCCGTGGCTTTGGTCCTGAACATCGTGATGGGCCAGTTTGTGGGAAGCACCCTGGTGCCGTTCTACCTTGATGCGATCGGTACCGTGCTCATCGCCGTCCTGGCGGGCCCTGCCGCGGGTGCAGCCACCGGTGCCCTGAGCAGCATCGTCTGGTCCTTCTTCAACCCCACCGTCCTGCCTTTTGCCGCCGGTGCTGCGCTGATCGGATTCCTGGCGGGCCTCGCCGCACGCCACGGGTTCTTCCGCAGGTTCTACCTTGCTCCGGTTGCCGGCTTCATTACCGGCGTGCTGGCGGGCGTGGTCTCAGCACCGGTGGCTGCCTTTGTGTTCGGCGGCACGTCAGGCCTGGCAACGGGTGCGATTGTCAGCGCATTCCGCGCCATGGGCGATTCGCTCCTGGCCGCCATCACCAAGCAGGCACTGATTTCGGATCCCATGGACAAAGCAATCGTCTTCACCCTGGTGGCACTGCTGGTGTACGCGCTGCCCCGCAGGCTCACCCTCCAGTTCCCCTTTGTGCGGCGCTTCCGGGTCCTGGCCGGAAGCCGGGATTCCTAG
- a CDS encoding nucleoside hydrolase — MTSLLLDVDTGIDDALALAYLASLPDIEFVAVTASAGNADVHQVARNTLAMLELCGRHNVKVAVGSEVPLEIPLVTTPETHGPQGLGHAVLPPPSGSVSGEDAADLWVEAARARPGELTALITAPLTNFALAIRKEPRLPELLDKVVIMGGSFYHQGNTTPLAEWNTHVDPHAAKEVYEAYRGLLVERLPIVCSLDTTERIELRPEHVQRLAQAAGCAVEELVLPDQPEGLRSTSDNPLIRHLSDALRFYFEFHRLYDQGYAAHVHDFFAAGVAAGTLEYSTRLATVDVETASPLLMGTTVADYRNLWGQPPNARIVSDNNPAAAFDELVNSLGGLARRLAAGDVRKSGSR, encoded by the coding sequence ATGACCAGTCTCCTCCTGGACGTGGATACGGGGATCGATGATGCCCTGGCGTTGGCCTACCTGGCGTCCCTTCCGGACATAGAGTTCGTGGCCGTTACGGCGTCGGCCGGCAACGCGGACGTCCATCAGGTGGCGCGCAACACCCTGGCCATGCTGGAGCTGTGCGGGCGACACAATGTGAAGGTGGCCGTCGGGTCGGAGGTCCCGCTGGAGATCCCGCTGGTGACCACCCCGGAGACCCACGGTCCGCAGGGCCTGGGGCATGCGGTGTTGCCCCCGCCGTCCGGGTCGGTTTCCGGGGAGGACGCCGCAGACCTTTGGGTGGAAGCTGCCCGCGCCCGGCCGGGGGAGCTGACCGCCCTGATTACGGCGCCGCTGACGAACTTTGCCCTCGCCATCCGGAAGGAACCCCGGCTGCCTGAGCTCCTGGACAAGGTGGTCATCATGGGTGGCAGCTTCTACCACCAGGGGAACACCACACCCCTGGCGGAGTGGAACACCCACGTTGATCCGCACGCCGCGAAGGAAGTCTATGAGGCGTACCGCGGGCTGCTTGTGGAGCGCCTGCCCATTGTCTGTTCCCTCGACACCACGGAGCGGATCGAGCTCCGGCCGGAGCACGTACAGCGGCTGGCGCAGGCGGCAGGCTGTGCCGTGGAGGAGCTTGTGCTGCCGGACCAGCCTGAAGGCCTGCGAAGCACCTCCGACAACCCGCTGATCCGCCACCTGTCCGACGCCCTCCGGTTCTACTTCGAATTCCACCGGCTCTATGACCAGGGCTATGCGGCCCACGTCCACGACTTCTTCGCCGCAGGCGTTGCGGCCGGCACCCTCGAATACTCCACCCGGCTGGCCACCGTCGATGTGGAGACCGCATCGCCGCTGCTGATGGGAACCACGGTGGCCGACTACCGCAACCTGTGGGGCCAGCCGCCCAACGCCCGGATCGTCTCGGACAACAACCCCGCGGCAGCGTTCGATGAACTGGTGAATTCCCTCGGAGGACTGGCCCGCCGGCTGGCCGCCGGGGATGTCCGGAAGTCCGGCAGCCGCTAA
- a CDS encoding aldo/keto reductase: MTEYRRLGNSGLTVSVVGLGCNNLGRANTATETQEGTDAVVHAALDAGVTLFDVADTYGREPGLSETMLGKALTGRRDDAVVATKFGMDMRGANGPDFGARGSRRYIIRAAEASLRRLGTDWIDLYQFHTPDPLTPIDETLSALDHLVTSGKVRYIGHSNRAGWQIAEAEFVARASGLTRFISTQNHYSLLDRRAELEVTPAAEAYGLGVLPYFPLANGLLTGKYSADTAPRGSRLSHTRTHLVHDADWDQLGRFGAFAADRGLTEIQVAFSWLAAQPSVGSVIAGATRPEQVRQNAGAVAWVPGREELAELDEIFPAVPKVALF; the protein is encoded by the coding sequence ATGACTGAATACCGACGCTTGGGCAACTCCGGACTGACCGTTTCCGTTGTGGGGCTCGGATGCAACAACCTGGGCCGCGCCAATACGGCGACGGAGACGCAGGAGGGGACCGACGCCGTCGTCCATGCCGCCCTTGACGCCGGCGTGACGCTTTTCGACGTCGCCGACACCTACGGGCGCGAGCCCGGCCTCAGCGAAACCATGCTCGGCAAGGCCCTTACCGGCCGGCGTGACGACGCCGTGGTGGCCACCAAGTTCGGGATGGACATGCGCGGCGCCAACGGTCCGGACTTCGGAGCCCGGGGCTCCCGCCGGTATATCATCCGGGCGGCAGAGGCGTCGCTGCGCCGGCTGGGAACGGACTGGATCGACCTCTACCAGTTCCACACGCCTGATCCGCTGACTCCCATCGACGAGACGCTGTCCGCACTGGACCATCTGGTGACCAGCGGGAAGGTCCGCTACATCGGGCACTCGAACCGTGCCGGTTGGCAGATTGCCGAGGCCGAATTTGTGGCCCGGGCCAGCGGACTGACGCGTTTCATCTCCACCCAGAACCACTACAGCCTGCTGGACCGGCGCGCCGAACTGGAGGTCACCCCGGCGGCAGAAGCCTACGGCCTGGGGGTGCTGCCCTATTTCCCGCTGGCCAACGGGCTCCTGACCGGAAAGTACTCGGCGGACACCGCCCCCCGGGGATCCAGGCTCAGCCACACCCGGACCCACTTGGTTCATGATGCGGACTGGGACCAGCTGGGGCGCTTCGGTGCCTTCGCTGCCGATCGTGGCCTCACGGAGATCCAGGTGGCCTTTTCCTGGCTGGCTGCCCAGCCCTCGGTCGGCAGCGTTATCGCCGGAGCCACCAGGCCGGAGCAGGTCCGCCAGAATGCAGGGGCGGTGGCCTGGGTGCCAGGGCGCGAGGAGTTGGCGGAACTGGATGAGATCTTTCCCGCTGTCCCCAAAGTGGCACTCTTCTAG
- a CDS encoding DUF402 domain-containing protein, whose protein sequence is MREEDALKYPGALGDAATVKHISTTRVPSGLEPGQLVVARNRKWNGKAHWVVPGRYVGEDRHGWWIFQGTNEFCSRPGAAFYTESDAVLLIPRTGDWVATFYDDANPNRVRVYVDLAVAHEWTEIRPAVTEFHVIDMDLDVIRTSDRGVFIDDQDEFAEHRLAMNYPARLVESIQAAADQLYQAVKAQQAPFDGTDVEWFTKGRA, encoded by the coding sequence GTGAGGGAAGAAGACGCACTCAAATATCCGGGCGCTTTGGGCGACGCTGCCACAGTAAAGCACATCAGCACCACCAGGGTTCCCTCCGGCTTGGAACCCGGCCAGCTGGTGGTGGCACGGAACAGGAAGTGGAACGGAAAAGCCCATTGGGTGGTACCGGGACGCTACGTGGGCGAAGACCGGCACGGCTGGTGGATCTTCCAGGGCACCAACGAGTTCTGCTCGCGGCCCGGAGCCGCCTTCTACACGGAGTCCGATGCCGTGCTGCTGATACCGCGCACCGGGGACTGGGTGGCCACTTTCTACGACGACGCCAACCCCAACCGTGTCCGGGTGTACGTGGACCTGGCCGTTGCCCACGAGTGGACTGAGATCCGGCCCGCGGTCACCGAGTTCCACGTGATCGACATGGATTTGGACGTCATCCGCACCTCGGACCGTGGGGTCTTCATCGACGACCAGGACGAGTTCGCAGAGCACAGGCTCGCCATGAATTACCCGGCCCGCCTGGTGGAATCCATCCAGGCAGCCGCGGACCAGCTCTATCAGGCCGTCAAGGCACAGCAGGCTCCATTCGACGGCACGGACGTTGAATGGTTCACGAAGGGACGGGCATGA